One part of the Engraulis encrasicolus isolate BLACKSEA-1 unplaced genomic scaffold, IST_EnEncr_1.0 scaffold_119_np1212, whole genome shotgun sequence genome encodes these proteins:
- the LOC134442134 gene encoding protein piccolo-like codes for MGRGSYFARDAKYSNQYTSEGDEGTRSMFVCRVLVGDYTTGRKEFTKPPFKDADETCAFDSCVDNISNPRVFVVFEKSQIYPEYLIEYELPEEKEEEAEAPAESSKQTQLPGQVTNETQLADQGTNQGQLPAQSTNQTQLPAQSTNQAQLPAQETNKTQLPTQTTNETQHSVEGTNETLARLRPPSDATPSTANQDLEVDDNQANETQLPCQGTQPIQGKDKAQFPGQGTDPAVGTNPTQVTNQTPLPSQGTNEMQVPVPGANKTQVPGQGSNPIRDTNDTQLHTEGTNQTQLSGQGTGPTEGTNPPKVINQTQPSPQGIKTQPHVQGTNRTQLPGQNTYQAQLIAQVTNQTQLEGTNELQLPTDATNENSLVNDQNHPQSLGPNPANPNPMVTNPSQPDPMLNDPSQPLPMLSNPSQPYPMVNNPYPPNLVQPYPVVITIQPQPIFSPLVHPQDMHVPVGPMPTPSPNAPRQDPIVNQPTKGSGCAFCCASCCGKCCARCCGSDCEECCISCCLDCKECRENFDWAKCMRVTCRGIGVCMVASLQVGALLCCLLL; via the exons GGTCCTACTTCGCCAGAGATGCCAAGTACAGCAATCAGTACACCAGCGAAG GTGATGAAGGGACCaggtccatgtttgtgtgtcggGTCCTGGTTGGAGACTACACTACAGGCCGTAAAGAGTTCACCAAGCCTCCATTCAAAGATGCAGACGAGACGTGCGCCTTTGACAGCTGTGTGGACAACATCAGCAATCCACGCGTGtttgtcgtttttgagaagagcCAGATCTACCCCGAGTATCTGATTGAGTATGAACTGcctgaagagaaggaggaagaagcgGAAGCACCTGCTGAGAGCAGCAAACAGACACAGCTTCCAGGTCAAGTCACCAATGAGACGCAGCTTGCTGATCAAGGCACCAACCAGGGACAGCTTCCTGCTCAAAGCACCAATCAGACACAGCTTCCTGCTCAAAGCACCAACCAGGCACAGCTTCCTGCTCAAGAAACCAATAAGACACAGCTACCTACCCAAACCACCAATGAGACACAACATTCGGTTGAAGGCACCAATGAGAcactagccaggctacgccctcctagtgatgcaacgccTTCGACGGCGAACCAAGATTTGGAAGtggatgacaatcaggctaatgAGACACAGCTTCCTTGTCAAGGCACCCAACCCATTCAAGGCAAAGATAAGGCGCAGTTTCCTGGTCAAGGCACCGATCCTGCTGTAGGCACCAATCCCACTCAAGTCACCAACCAGACGCCGCTACCTTCTCAAGGCACCAATGAGATGCAGGTTCCTGTTCCAGGTGCAAATAAGACACAGGTTCCTGGACAAGGCAGCAATCCCATTCGAGACACCAATGATACACAACTTCACACTGAAGGCACCAATCAGACACAGCTTTCTGGACAAGGCACTGGTCCCACTGAAGGCACAAATCCTCCCAAAGTCATCAACCAGACACAGCCCTCTCCTCAGGGTATCAAAACACAGCCTCATGTTCAGGGCACTAATAGGACACAGCTTCCTGGCCAGAACACATATCAGGCACAGCTTATTGCTCAAGTCACCAATCAGACACAGCTTGAAGGGACCAATGAATTGCAGCTTCCTACTGACGCCACCAATGAGAACTCTTTGGTAAATGATCAGAATCACCCCCAGTCCTTAGGACCCAATCCAGCTAATCCAAACCCAATGGTAACCAACCCATCTCAGCCCGACCCAATGCTTAATGATCCATCTCAGCCCCTCCCGATGCTAAGCAATCCATCTCAGCCCTACCCAATGGTAAATAATCCATATCCACCAAATCTAGTTCAGCCCTACCCAGTGGTGATAACCATCCAGCCACAGCCCATCTTTTCACCACTAGTTCATCCACAAGACATGCATGTACCGGTAGGCCCCATGCCCACACCCAGCCCCAATGCACCTCGGCAAGATCCCATTGTCAACCAACCAACGAAAGGGAGTGGCTGTGCTTTCTGTTGTGCTAGCTGTTGTGGTAAGTGTTGCGCAAGGTGCTGTGGTAGCGACTGTGAGGAGTGCTGCATTAGCTGCTGTCTGGACTGCAAAGAGTGCCGCGAGAACTTCGACTGGGCGAAGTGCATGCGTGTCACTTGCCGTGGCATCGGGGTTTGCATGGTGGCTTCCCTTCAAGTCGGTGCCCTCTTGTGCTGTTTGCTTTTGTAG